The proteins below come from a single Desulfovibrio sp. genomic window:
- the prmC gene encoding peptide chain release factor N(5)-glutamine methyltransferase → MRLKQYIDEATEQLTKAGVDSPRLCAEVLARETLKGDPSGSARLFCILEAGRELTAREENDFLALVARRATGQPLAQIIGRKEFYGRDFAVTQHTLIPRPETELIVDNALELLPEERLSFADLGTGTGCIGITLAAERPGWKGILLDICPNAIAVAAQNAERHGVGNRITALRADMCTPPLKPESLRLLVGNPPYIAEAERHMVMDEVLGNEPHSALFSENNGLLHLKAAVDAASLALQNGGWVLLEHGANQADAVHEMLAATGIFKKIENKRDIAQLNRCTLARKGL, encoded by the coding sequence GTGCGCCTCAAGCAATATATAGATGAAGCGACAGAACAATTGACAAAGGCGGGGGTGGACAGCCCCCGCCTTTGTGCAGAAGTGCTGGCGCGCGAAACGCTCAAGGGAGATCCATCCGGCTCGGCCCGCCTGTTTTGCATTCTGGAGGCAGGGCGGGAGCTGACGGCCAGAGAAGAGAATGATTTTCTAGCGCTGGTCGCCCGCCGTGCCACAGGGCAACCTCTGGCCCAGATCATCGGGCGCAAGGAATTTTATGGCCGCGACTTTGCGGTTACGCAGCACACCCTCATTCCCAGACCAGAAACGGAACTCATAGTGGATAATGCTCTGGAGCTGCTGCCGGAAGAGCGCCTCAGCTTTGCAGATCTGGGCACCGGCACAGGCTGCATCGGCATCACCCTGGCGGCGGAGCGCCCTGGCTGGAAGGGTATTCTGCTGGATATCTGCCCCAATGCCATTGCCGTTGCCGCGCAAAATGCGGAGCGGCATGGTGTGGGCAACAGGATTACGGCGCTGCGGGCTGACATGTGCACCCCGCCGCTCAAGCCGGAATCCTTGCGCCTGCTTGTGGGCAACCCTCCATATATAGCTGAGGCCGAGCGGCACATGGTTATGGATGAAGTGCTGGGCAACGAGCCGCACAGCGCCCTGTTCTCTGAAAACAACGGCCTGCTCCACCTTAAAGCTGCTGTGGATGCCGCCTCGCTTGCACTGCAAAATGGCGGTTGGGTTTTGCTGGAACACGGCGCAAACCAGGCGGATGCCGTGCACGAAATGCTGGCTGCCACGGGAATTTTCAAAAAAATTGAAAATAAACGGGATATTGCCCAATTAAACCGTTGCACATTGGCGAGGAAAGGGCTATAA
- the lon gene encoding endopeptidase La: MNAPETLDHEGSLNTAAQSIPDTLPVLPVRDVVIFNYMILPLFIGRDKSVQAVDAALKNGRHLLVCAQKEETTEDPKPEDLYEVGTVVQVMRMLKMPDSRVKILVQGVSRARVTGYRQVEPFLEARIETLPEQIPVVDATVEALLRSVREQSEKVLTLRGLSSPDVLAVLQGVDDPGRLADLIAANMRMKTADAQRILEAENPIDRLMLVNTQLQREVEVATVQARIQSSAREGMDKAQKDYFLREQLKAIRTELGDKDEDGEEDLENLKQALEKAGLPKDVRKEADKQLRRLSGMHADSSEANVVRTYLDWLVELPWKKLSRDRLDIVHAKEILDEDHCGLDKIKDRILEFLSVRKLNPQSKGPILCFAGPPGVGKTSLGRSIARALGRKFQRLSLGGMHDEAEIRGHRRTYIGAMPGRIIQALKQAGTRNPVIVLDEVDKLGADFRGDPSSALLEVLDPEQNYTFSDHYLNVPFDLSKVMFLCTANHLETIPAALRDRMEVISLPGYTLQEKAQIARKHLLPKKVEDNGLAPKDVELTEEALEKIIREYTREAGLRNLERELSSICRKLARRKAEGKKPPFMVDVADVEKLLGAPRFIEDEKEKKLMPGMALGLAWTPAGGEVLTVEATVMKGKGGLTLTGQLGDVMKESAQAALSYIRSRAEELGVDPGFVSQYDLHVHVPAGATPKDGPSAGVTLTTALISALSGRRVRADLCMTGEITLQGRVLPVGGIKEKILAGVTRGLKHVVIPHQNVKDLEDVPKELLKRIIVHPVHHYDELLPIVFETKGGRGSSTTGKGGKSKMEESTGVAAKGTKAGKTAGARKPKRPAEAGA; the protein is encoded by the coding sequence AGACGCTGGATCACGAGGGCAGTCTCAATACGGCGGCGCAGAGCATTCCCGACACGCTGCCCGTGTTGCCGGTCAGAGACGTGGTTATCTTCAACTATATGATCCTGCCGCTCTTTATCGGGCGCGACAAATCAGTGCAGGCCGTGGACGCAGCCCTGAAGAACGGACGGCACCTGCTTGTGTGCGCGCAAAAAGAAGAAACCACCGAAGACCCCAAGCCGGAAGACCTCTACGAGGTCGGCACGGTGGTGCAGGTCATGCGCATGCTCAAGATGCCCGATTCGCGGGTGAAAATCCTTGTACAGGGCGTGAGCCGCGCACGGGTTACGGGCTACCGTCAGGTGGAACCCTTCCTTGAAGCGCGCATTGAAACCCTGCCCGAGCAGATCCCTGTGGTGGACGCCACGGTGGAGGCCCTGTTGCGCTCCGTGCGCGAGCAGAGCGAAAAGGTGCTGACCCTGCGCGGTCTTTCCTCGCCAGATGTGCTTGCAGTCTTGCAGGGCGTGGACGATCCGGGCCGCCTGGCCGACCTCATCGCCGCCAACATGCGCATGAAAACCGCCGATGCACAGCGCATTCTCGAGGCGGAGAATCCCATTGACCGCCTCATGCTGGTCAACACCCAGTTGCAGCGCGAGGTTGAAGTCGCCACCGTGCAGGCGCGCATCCAGAGCTCGGCCCGCGAGGGCATGGACAAGGCGCAGAAGGATTACTTTCTGCGGGAGCAGCTCAAGGCTATCCGCACCGAACTTGGCGACAAGGACGAAGACGGCGAGGAAGACCTTGAAAACCTCAAGCAGGCCCTTGAAAAAGCAGGCCTGCCCAAGGACGTGCGCAAGGAAGCCGACAAGCAGTTGCGCCGCCTTTCGGGCATGCACGCCGATTCTTCCGAGGCCAACGTGGTGCGCACCTACCTTGACTGGCTGGTGGAACTGCCGTGGAAAAAGCTTTCGCGCGACAGGCTGGATATTGTCCATGCCAAAGAAATTCTTGATGAAGATCACTGCGGCCTCGACAAAATCAAGGACCGCATCCTTGAATTCCTGAGCGTGCGCAAGCTCAATCCGCAGTCCAAGGGGCCGATCCTCTGCTTCGCGGGCCCTCCCGGCGTGGGCAAAACCTCGCTCGGGCGCTCCATTGCACGGGCGCTGGGCCGCAAATTCCAGCGGCTTTCGCTGGGCGGCATGCACGATGAGGCGGAAATCCGCGGGCATCGGCGCACCTACATCGGCGCCATGCCGGGGCGCATCATTCAGGCCCTCAAGCAGGCCGGAACGCGCAACCCCGTTATTGTGCTGGACGAAGTGGACAAGCTTGGCGCGGATTTCAGGGGCGATCCTTCGTCCGCCCTGCTGGAAGTGCTTGATCCGGAACAGAACTACACCTTCAGCGACCACTATCTGAACGTGCCCTTTGATCTTTCAAAGGTTATGTTCCTCTGCACGGCCAACCATCTGGAAACCATCCCGGCTGCCCTGCGGGACCGTATGGAAGTCATTTCTCTGCCCGGTTACACCTTGCAGGAAAAAGCCCAGATCGCCCGCAAGCATCTGCTGCCCAAGAAGGTGGAAGACAACGGCCTTGCCCCCAAGGACGTGGAACTGACGGAAGAAGCCCTGGAAAAGATCATCCGCGAATACACACGCGAGGCCGGGCTGCGCAACCTTGAACGCGAGCTTTCCTCCATTTGCCGCAAACTGGCCCGCCGTAAGGCCGAGGGCAAAAAACCGCCCTTTATGGTCGACGTGGCCGATGTGGAAAAGCTGCTGGGCGCGCCCCGCTTTATTGAAGACGAAAAGGAAAAGAAGCTCATGCCCGGCATGGCTCTGGGCCTGGCCTGGACGCCCGCTGGCGGCGAAGTGCTGACTGTTGAAGCCACCGTCATGAAGGGCAAGGGCGGCCTCACCCTCACCGGACAGCTTGGCGATGTGATGAAGGAAAGCGCCCAGGCGGCCTTGAGCTACATCCGCAGCCGTGCGGAAGAGCTTGGCGTTGACCCCGGTTTTGTGTCGCAATACGACCTGCACGTGCACGTGCCTGCGGGCGCAACGCCCAAGGATGGCCCCTCGGCAGGCGTTACGCTGACCACGGCCCTCATCTCCGCCCTGAGCGGACGGCGTGTGCGTGCAGACCTTTGCATGACCGGCGAGATCACCCTGCAAGGCCGGGTGCTGCCTGTGGGCGGCATCAAGGAGAAAATCCTGGCGGGCGTGACGCGCGGCCTCAAACATGTGGTCATCCCGCACCAGAACGTCAAAGACCTCGAGGATGTGCCCAAGGAGCTGCTCAAGCGCATCATCGTGCACCCTGTGCACCATTATGACGAACTGCTGCCCATCGTGTTTGAAACCAAGGGCGGACGCGGCAGCTCCACAACGGGCAAGGGCGGCAAAAGCAAGATGGAAGAATCCACGGGCGTTGCTGCCAAAGGCACGAAAGCAGGTAAAACCGCTGGAGCCAGAAAGCCCAAGCGCCCCGCAGAAGCCGGAGCCTGA